A window of Panicum virgatum strain AP13 chromosome 8K, P.virgatum_v5, whole genome shotgun sequence contains these coding sequences:
- the LOC120645667 gene encoding protein NPG1-like has product MAADPEDGSEVAPEEATSPAEVDVDPTPQEKVVALPLEGESLKASGSCTAAVGSESSSHPEGLSLNYEEARALLGRLEFQKGNVEVALRVFDGIDLQAAIQQFQPSLSDKTPSKKGRTKSEVPSSVPQNNPASLVLEAIYLKSLSLQKLGKSTEAANQCKSVLDSVESMFQNGTPDIEQKLQETVNKSVELLPEAWKYAGSYQEALASYRRALLSPWNLDDECRSRVQKRFITFLLYGNIDWSPPSMAQQIEGSFLPKNNVEEAILLLSIILRNWYQAKTHWDPSVMEHLTYALSLCCEPLVLAKQLEEVLPGIYPRTERWCTLALCYYADGQRDIALNFLRKSLNKLENPNDILALLLAAKVCSKECHLASEGVEYARRVIARAEPSNYHLKSVGLHILGSCLGKKSKVVSSDYQRSLLQAETLKSLTESITLNRYNADLIFDMGVEYAEQRNMNSALRCAKEFIEATGGSVSKGWRLLALVLSAQQRFCEAEVAIDAALDETANWDQGSLLRVKAKLKVAQSSPMEAVEAYRTLLALVQAQKSSTESTKGTPEIVDDRVSEFEIWQGLANLYSSLSYWRDAEICLQKARTLKSYSATILHAEGYMHQAREHTKDALAAYVNAFSTELEHVPSKVAIGALLAKQGPRFLPAARCFLSDALRVEPTNRMAWLYLGKVHRSDGRITDAADCFQAAVILEESDPVESFSSLL; this is encoded by the exons ATGGCTGCGGACCCAGAAGATGGCAGCGAGGTGGCCCCGGAAGAGGCCACATCGCCAGCGGAGGTTGATGTGGATCCAACCCCACAAGAAAAGGTGGTTGCGCTTCCTCTCGAGGGTGAGTCGTTGAAGGCAAGCGGCAGTTGCACTGCAGCTGTTGGCTCTGAGTCTTCATCACACCCTGAGGGACTCTCCCTTAATTATGAG GAAGCAAGAGCTCTCCTTGGAAGACTAGAATTTCAGAAAGGAAATGTGGAAGTTGCTCTCCGTGTGTTTGATGGAATAGACCTCCAAGCTGCCATTCAGCAGTTTCAGCCATCCCTTTCTGATAAGACACCATCAAAAAAGGGGAGGACAAAATCTGAAGTACCCAGTTCTGTGCCGCAAAACAATCCTGCTAGCCTTGTTTTAGAAGCCATTTACTTGAAATCACTATCCCTTCAAAAACTAGGGAAATCTACAG AAGCTGCCAACCAATGCAAAAGCGTACTTGATTCTGTTGAAAGTATGTTCCAGAATGGCACTCCTGATATCGAGCAAAAATTACAGGAAACTGTTAATAAATCTGTTGAACTTCTTCCCGAAGCCTGGAAATATGCCGGCTCCTATCAGGAAGCATTAGCTTCTTACCGGCGAGCTCTTCTTAGTCCATGGAATCTTGATGATGAATGCCGCTCCAGGGTTCAAAAGAGATTTATCACTTTTCTGTTGTACGGCAATATAGATTGGAGCCCTCCCAGTATGGCTCAGCAAATTGAAGGTTCTTTTCTTCCAAAGAATAATGTGGAAGAGGCTATTTTACTTTTGTCGATAATACTGAGGAATTGGTACCAAGCCAAGACCCATTGGGATCCTTCTGTCATGGAACATTTGACTTATGCCTTGTCACTTTGTTGCGAACCATTGGTTCTTGCAAAGCAACTTGAAGAGGTTTTACCTGGAATATATCCTCGTACTGAGAGGTGGTGCACCCTAGCACTTTGCTACTATGCAGATGGCCAGAGAGATATTGCACTAAATTTTTTGAGGAAGTCTTTAAACAAACTTGAGAATCCAAATGACATCCTTGCCTTATTATTAGCTGCTAAAGTATGTAGTAAGGAGTGCCATTTGGCTTCAGAGGGTGTTGAATATGCAAGGAGAGTAATTGCACGTGCTGAACCATCAAATTATCATCTGAAAAGCGTGGGCCTCCATATCTTGGGGAGTTGTCTTGGTAAGAAGTCCAAGGTTGTTTCATCAGATTACCAAAGATCTCTACTTCAGGCAGAAACATTGAAGTCACTTACAGAGTCAATCACTCTTAACCGTTACAATGCAGACCTAATATTTGACATGGGAGTTGAATATGCTGAGCAAAGAAACATGAATTCTGCATTGAGATGTGCAAAGGAATTTATTGAAGCAACTGGTGGATCAGTGTCCAAAGGATGGAGGCTGCTAGCATTGGTTCTTTCTGCACAGCAGAGATTTTGTGAAGCAGAAGTCGCAATTGATGCTGCCTTAGATGAAACTGCAAATTGGGATCAAGGATCCTTACTTAGGGTAAAGGCTAAGTTGAAGGTTGCTCAGTCATCACCGATGGAAGCAGTGGAAGCATACCGTACTCTTCTTGCTCTAGTTCAGGCCCAAAAGAGTTCCACCGAATCTACAAAGGGTACTCCAGAG ATAGTAGATGATAGGGTCAGCGAGTTTGAAATCTGGCAAGGTCTTGCTAATTTGTACTCTAGTCTCTCATACTGGAGAGATGCTGAGATATGTTTGCAGAAGGCAAGAACCCTGAAGTCATACTCCGCTACAATACTCCATGCAGAAG GTTACATGCATCAGGCGCGCGAGCATACAAAGGATGCACTGGCTGCCTATGTAAATGCATTCTCAACAGAGCTTGAACATGTGCCATCGAAGGTGGCCATAGGTGCACTCCTCGCCAAACAAGGGCCTAGGTTTCTACCTGCGGCGAGATGTTTCCTCTCAGATGCCCTAAGAGTCGAACCCACAAACCGGATGGCTTGGCTTTACTTGGGAAAAGTTCATAGGTCAGATGGGAGGATAACTGATGCTGCCGACTGCTTCCAAGCAGCAGTGATCCTCGAGGAGTCAGATCCCGTGGAAAGTTTCAGTTCACTCTTGTGA